The Raphanus sativus cultivar WK10039 chromosome 2, ASM80110v3, whole genome shotgun sequence genome includes a region encoding these proteins:
- the LOC108839963 gene encoding 40S ribosomal protein S11-3-like — MAEQTEKAFLKQPKVFLSSKISGKGKRPGKGGNRFSKNIGLGFKTPREAIQGTYIDRKCPFTGTVSIRGRILAGTCHSAKMQRTIIVRRNYLHFVKKYQRYEKRHSNIPAHVSPCFRVKEGDHVIIGQCRPLSKTVRFNVLKVIPAGASAFAKKAFTGM, encoded by the exons ATGGCGGAACAG ACTGAGAAGGCTTTTCTAAAGCAACCTAAGGTCTTCCTTAG CTCGAAGATATCTGGAAAAGGAAAGCGACCTGGGAAGGGTGGAAACCGTTTCTCCAAGAACATCGGTTTGGGCTTCAAGACTCCTCGTGAAGCCATTCAAG GAACTTACATTGACAGAAAATGTCCCTTCACCGGAACTGTCTCCATCAGAGGCCGTATCTTAGCCGGTACTTGCCACAGCGCCAAGATGCAGAGGACCATCATTGTCAGAAGGAACTATCTCCACTTTGTCAAGAAGTATCAGAG GTACGAGAAGAGGCACTCGAACATCCCTGCTCATGTCTCACCATGCTTCCGTGTCAAGGAAGGAGACCATGTCATCATCGGCCAATGCAG GCCATTGTCCAAGACTGTGAGGTTCAATGTATTGAAGGTGATTCCAGCTGGTGCTTCTGCTTTCGCGAAGAAGGCTTTTACTGGAATGTAA
- the LOC108842611 gene encoding uncharacterized protein LOC108842611, translating into MAMRLSFPTTHRRIPTLPSFASFTPRRRNVAMASAKRSPKRLKYSTPRFSKEGEFVSIEVDPSGADSWKLEPVIELLKQGAVGVIPTDTVYAIVCDCKNHSAVERLRRIKKIESSKPLSILCRSLRDIDTYTMGFPRGDGHGHANVFRAVKQCLPGPYTFILTASKELPKQCVGYGTTSVKYASRKNVGVRISDDALCQAILLALDAPLICTSVKGAKENEWMIDPTAIGDIYGPEGLDFVVDGGVRVAEPSTIVDMTGPYPKVIREGKGPILPWMVVEDDDDSLLRQDLIASGT; encoded by the exons ATGGCGATGCGTCTTTCTTTCCCGACCACGCACCGCCGTATCCCAACGCTCCCGAGCTTCGCCTCTTTCACTCCAAGGAGGCGAAATGTCGCGATGGCGTCGGCAAAGAGAAGTCCCAAGCGACTCAAATACTCGACTCCGCGATTCAGTAAGGAGGGGGAGTTTGTGTCGATAGAGGTGGACCCTTCAGGTGCTGATTCGTGGAAACTAGAACCTGTTATTGAGCTTCTCAAACAAGGAGCCGTTGGTGTTATCCCAACTGATACAGTCTATGCAATAGTTTGTGATTGTAAGAACCACTCCGCTGTAGAACGTCTCCGAAG GATTAAAAAGATTGAATCTTCCAAG CCACTTAGTATATTATGCCGTTCCTTAAGGGACATAGACACATATACAATGGGGTTCCCTCGTGGTGATGGTCATGGGCATGCTAACGTTTTTCGTGCTGTCAAGCAGTGCTTGCCTGGACCT TACACCTTCATTTTGACTGCAAGCAAAGAGTTACCGAAACAATGCGTAGGGTATGGAACGACAAGTGTGAAGTATGCTTCAAGGAAGAACGTGGGTGTACGCATTTCAGATGATGCTCTCTGCCAAGCTATTCTGCTGGCCTTGGATGCCCCTTTGATTTGCACCAG TGTGAAGGGGgcaaaagaaaatgaatggaTGATTGATCCAACCGCAATTGGTGACATATATGGACCAGAG GGTCTGGATTTTGTGGTAGATGGAGGTGTGCGAGTGGCAGAACCATCAACTATTGTTGATATGACAGGACCATATCCCAAGGTCATACGTGAAGGcaag GGACCTATATTGCCATGGATGGTGGTTGAAGACGATGACGACTCTCTCCTGCGCCAAGACCTTATCGCTTCTggaacttga
- the LOC108842613 gene encoding 60S ribosomal protein L13-1 has translation MKHNNVIPNGHFKKHWQNYVKTWFNQPARKTRRRVARQKKAVKIFPRPTAGPLRPVVHGQTLKYNMKVRTGKGFTLEELKSAGIPKKLAPTIGISVDHRRKNRSLEGLQSNVQRLKTYKAKLVIFPRRARKVKAGDSTAEELANATQVQGDYMPIVREKQATELVKLTAEMKSFKAYDKIRLERTNKRHAGARAKRAADAEKEEKK, from the exons ATGAAGCACAACAATGTCATCCCCAACGGTCACTTCAAGAAGCACTGGCAGAACTATGTCAAGACTTGGTTCAACCAGCCTGCCAGGAAAACAAGGAGAAGAGTTG cGAGACAAAAGAAGGCTGTGAAGATCTTCCCCCGTCCTACTGCTGGACCTCTCCGCCCTGTTGTGCATGGTCAGACTCTCAAGTACAACATGAAAGTCCGAACCGGTAAAGGTTTCACTCTTGAAGAGCTCAag TCTGCTGGAATCCCCAAGAAGTTGGCACCAACCATCGGTATTTCTGTTGATCATCGTCGCAAGAACAGATCTCTCGAGGGTCTTCAGTCCAATGTCCAGAGGCTCAAAACCTACAAGGCTAAGTTGGTCATCTTCCCTCGTCGTGCCAGGAAGGTCAAG GCTGGTGACTCTACTGCAGAAGAGTTGGCCAATGCCACTCAAGTCCAAGGAGACTACATGCCAATAGTCCGTGAGAAGCAAGCAACGGAGCTTGTGAAGCTTACCGCTGAGATGAAATCGTTCAAGGCTTATGACAAGATCCGTCTAGAGCGCACAAACAAGAGACACGCCGGTGCTAGAGCCAAGAGAGCTGCTGATGCtgagaaggaagagaagaagtga
- the LOC108829625 gene encoding peptidyl-tRNA hydrolase, mitochondrial, with amino-acid sequence MMLSSRLSRRCYCTCVHQPWLFLGLGNPGDKYNGTRHNIGFEMIDVFAESVGIQMNLLNFKAIMGQGLVGDVPVILAKPQTYMNLSGESSGPLAAYYKLPLNRVLVVHDDTQLPCGVLRLQEKGGHGCHNGLKSVMHHFRGNKEFARLRIGIGKPPGQMDPKAFLLQKFSMLARERIDGALVEGVEALKLVLSKDFGESWRLFNVEQKYKHLRQHTIIAP; translated from the exons ATGATGCTTAGTAGTAGGTTGTCAAGGCGTTGCTACTGCACTTGTGTTCATCAGCCATGGCTGTTTCTCGGACTGGGAAATCCTGGCGACAAATACAATGGCACTAGACACAAT ATTGGGTTCGAGATGATTGATGTCTTTGCTGAGTCAGTTGGGATTCAGATGAACCTGCTTAATTTCAAGGCTATAATGGGACAAG GTCTCGTTGGCGATGTCCCTGTTATCCTGGCAAAGCCTCAAACCTACATGAACTTGAGCGGTGAATCA AGTGGACCTCTCGCGGCTTATTACAAGTTACCTCTCAATCGTGTGCTTGTG GTACATGATGACACACAATTGCCATGTGGTGTTCTTCGCCTTCAAGAAAAAGGAGGTCATGGATGTCACAACGG GTTAAAGTCAGTAATGCACCATTTCCGAGGCAACAAGGAATTTGCAAGGCTACGAATCG GGATTGGGAAGCCTCCGGGACAAATGGATCCAAAGGCGTTCTTGTTGCAGAAGTTCAGCATGCTAGCTCGTGAACGG ATTGATGGAGCTTTAGTAGAAGGTGTGGAAGCTCTGAAGCTGGTCTTGTCTAAAGACTTTGGAGAAAGCTGGAGGTTGTTCAACGTGGAACAGAAGTACAAACACTTAAGGCAACACACAATAATTGCACCTTAG
- the LOC108831628 gene encoding peroxidase 34, with the protein MHLISPYSTSTWTILVTLACLMLRASLSDAQLTPTFYDSSCPNVTNIVRETIVNELRSDPRIAASILRLHFHDCFVNGCDASILLDNTTSFRTEKDAAGNANSARGFPVIDRMKAAVERACPRTVSCADMLTIAAQQSVTLAGGPSWRVPLGRRDSLQAFLNLSNANLPAPFFTLPQLKASFRKVGLDRPSDLVALSGGHTFGKNQCRFIMDRLYNFSNTGLPDPTLNTTYLQTLRGLCPRTGNLSALVDFDLRTPTVFDNKYYVNLKEQKGLIQSDQELFSSPNATDTIPLVRAYADGTQTFFDAFVEAMNRMGNITPLTGTQGQIRLNCRVVNSNSLLHDVVDIVDFVSSM; encoded by the exons ATGCATTTGATCTCTCCTTATTCTACGTCCACTTGGACAATCTTAGTCACATTGGCATGTCTTATGCTTCGTGCGTCTTTGTCCGATGCTCAACTTACCCCTACCTTCTACGACAGTTCATGTCCAAACGTCACTAACATCGTACGAGAAACCATTGTCAACGAGCTAAGATCGGACCCTCGTATCGCCGCGAGCATCCTTCGTCTTCACTTCCACGACTGCTTTGTCAAt GGTTGTGACGCATCTATCTTGTTAGACAACACGACATCATTCCGAACAGAGAAAGATGCAGCTGGAAACGCAAACTCGGCTCGGGGGTTTCCTGTGATTGATAGAATGAAAGCCGCAGTGGAGAGGGCATGCCCGAGAACCGTTTCATGCGCAGATATGCTCACCATCGCAGCTCAACAATCGGTCACTTTG gcagGAGGTCCTTCATGGAGGGTTCCTTTGGGGAGAAGAGACAGCTTACAAGCGTTTCTGAATCTATCTAATGCAAATCTGCCAGCTCCATTCTTCACACTTCCACAACTTAAAGCCAGCTTTAGAAAAGTTGGCCTCGACCGTCCTTCTGATCTCGTTGCTCTCTCCG GGGGTCACACATTTGGTAAAAATCAATGCCGGTTCATTATGGACAGATTATACAACTTCAGCAACACCGGTTTACCCGATCCTACCCTCAACACTACTTACCTCCAAACTCTTCGTGGACTATGTCCCCGTACTGGTAACCTAAGTGCCTTGGTGGATTTTGATCTACGTACGCCTACTGTTTTCGACAATAAGTACTATGTGAATCTCAAAGAACAGAAAGGTCTTATTCAGAGCGACCAGGAGTTGTTCTCTAGCCCTAATGCTACTGACACAATCCCCTTGGTTAGAGCATATGCTGATGGCACACAAACATTCTTCGATGCGTTTGTGGAGGCGATGAATAGGATGGGAAACATTACACCTCTTACGGGAACTCAAGGACAGATTAGGTTGAACTGTAGGGTGGTGAATTCCAACTCTCTACTTCATGATGTTGTTGATATCGTTGATTTTGTTAGCTCTATGTGA